The proteins below come from a single Candidatus Kryptonium sp. genomic window:
- the cas8a1 gene encoding type I-B CRISPR-associated protein Cas8b1/Cst1: MGKIYTLTGNPFVDAGIYVISELVEKEIEEIEPEDLRDLYPEIVDLYFTPGWRRMLYSIFPNHPVTHTTGSPKKYREFLDELFSDLKPLGSSGTCVACGRRDKTSVERRYGIGRDLVPLTGSAEFVNFFPMGSLGLEMCSACLLVIQFMPIFLHYCGGKFLLLHSNSSKVSRYWARNCVYNYHKQVSLNNFTGCYSSDFRDPVNSFFRSIEDIIIKYDENWIDEDAFIRFYYFSNYGQSPSVEIFDVPTPVFRFLAYVKQANAYGDWKEMIEENYLNGKNEIYNKLLKNESIVRYFFDKGRKIKGNWELLKFYLKEVREMNEKWINLIRELGDKIAEIIKSLDSIKRLRQIEMAQSFSDFRGVLLRLERQDAVRAGLKEPLIRFDDYVFIFADGAKVWNEVRDLLLFRIYERLHDWLLERRVEEEVEE, translated from the coding sequence ATGGGGAAAATTTACACTTTAACGGGAAATCCGTTCGTTGATGCCGGGATCTATGTCATTTCTGAACTTGTAGAGAAGGAAATTGAAGAGATTGAACCTGAAGATTTGAGGGATCTTTATCCAGAGATTGTTGATCTTTATTTTACTCCTGGTTGGAGAAGGATGCTTTATTCAATTTTTCCGAACCATCCTGTCACACATACGACTGGCAGTCCGAAAAAATATCGGGAATTCTTAGATGAGCTCTTTTCGGATTTGAAACCGTTAGGAAGTTCTGGGACTTGTGTTGCTTGTGGTCGCAGGGATAAGACAAGCGTTGAGAGAAGATACGGAATTGGCAGGGACCTTGTTCCGTTGACTGGCTCAGCTGAGTTTGTCAATTTCTTTCCGATGGGCTCGCTTGGGCTTGAGATGTGTTCGGCGTGTTTGCTTGTTATTCAATTTATGCCGATATTTTTGCACTATTGTGGTGGCAAATTTTTGTTGTTGCATTCAAACTCAAGTAAGGTATCAAGATATTGGGCAAGGAATTGTGTTTACAATTATCATAAGCAAGTTTCACTAAACAATTTTACTGGTTGTTACTCAAGCGACTTTAGAGATCCGGTGAATTCGTTTTTCAGAAGCATTGAGGACATAATAATAAAATATGATGAAAACTGGATTGATGAGGACGCTTTTATACGCTTTTATTATTTCAGCAACTATGGTCAAAGCCCATCCGTTGAAATTTTTGATGTTCCAACGCCTGTTTTTAGGTTCTTGGCGTATGTAAAGCAGGCAAACGCATATGGGGATTGGAAAGAGATGATTGAGGAGAATTATCTAAATGGGAAGAACGAAATCTATAACAAATTGCTCAAAAATGAAAGCATCGTCAGATATTTTTTTGACAAAGGTAGAAAAATCAAAGGCAACTGGGAACTTTTAAAATTTTACTTAAAGGAGGTGAGAGAAATGAACGAAAAATGGATCAATTTAATAAGAGAGCTCGGGGACAAAATTGCAGAAATAATTAAATCTCTTGATTCAATCAAACGGCTTAGACAGATTGAAATGGCACAAAGTTTTTCGGATTTTAGAGGTGTGCTGTTGCGTTTGGAAAGACAAGATGCAGTGAGGGCTGGTTTGAAAGAACCATTGATAAGATTTGACGATTATGTTTTTATCTTCGCAGATGGAGCGAAAGTATGGAATGAAGTGAGGGATTTGTTGTTGTTTAGAATCTATGAAAGGTTGCACGACTGGCTTTTGGAAAGACGAGTTGAAGAGGAAGTGGAAGAGTAA